A window of Polaromonas hydrogenivorans contains these coding sequences:
- a CDS encoding UvrD-helicase domain-containing protein, protein MTAAYECNGQPVCADAFYAIACDPRRSVAIEACAGAGKTWMLVSRIVRALLDGANAPDHADGTPREPVRPHEILAITFTKKAAGEMRERLDEWLQKFTHADDETLRQELAMRGVSSQKGLQSNADMRRQLSNLYRSMLASGRAVQIRTFHSWFAALLRSAPVAVLHRLGMPVNYQLLEDDAPARALVWRRFYAALAKDEPLKADFEALVLGHGRFQTDKALQSALDKRTEFVLADEKGVVDASVQPFEALFPEFAALDFPEQALATPMARQTWLERARQLGAEKNKTPQKAAAAVIDAFQATDLSLRCDLLRKAFFVAGEDRLTQNLVKFSAAQEAEPELQALCTARLQHEAWAHQQRMARLSRLLLAQYNQLKREHGWVDMNDVERAALVMLGDPVLAGWVQERLDARIKHLMIDEFQDTNPLQWQALSAWLSGYGGAGAAPSVFLVGDPKQSIYRFRRAEPQVFRAAQAFVVEGLGGDLLSCDHTRRNALAVIDTVNAVMGHARTVDGYDGFREHTTDSAKAGATGCLPAISRQRGGADADTSPEAGWRDSLSTPRELPEETLRTLEARQAAGWISRQLAAGLKPSDVMVLSRKRAGLLPLQEALRALHIAAQIGEKTDLIDCCEVLDVVALLDVLVSPQHDLSLARALRSPLFGLPDASLVQLALLQKELKLPWSELLQKTELLAPELHALVPVFARWKGWLDSLPPHDALQKIYDDGDVLARFAAAAPAAQRPAVLGNLRALLGVALGRDGGRYATPYGLIRALKAGGLLAPVAVNDAAVRLLTIHGAKGLEAEAVLLLDTDTVERNADSMGVLVDWPGEATEPRKFVFLVSEAKPPACAQEALAAEQAARKREELNALYVAMTRARHTLAISSIEPHRTTIDSWWQRLQGLLPPLDAPAPPDSLSLRERADGAGQEGAAGFPAPAAEVFYLPELPAFEQPALEPAAEGSVQEDPANARVGKAMHRLLEWGGRSSAEHVGAVAREFRLNPAQAAQACALAQCILKGEGAWAWSDEAVAWHGDEIDLVYQGLPLRLDRLVRRKDAGFEGQWWVLDYKSAPEPELQPALITKMRIYRAAVQRIYPRATVKAAFLTGQGTVVELA, encoded by the coding sequence ATGACCGCCGCCTACGAATGCAACGGCCAGCCCGTTTGCGCCGACGCTTTCTACGCCATCGCCTGCGATCCGCGCCGCAGCGTGGCCATCGAGGCCTGCGCCGGCGCGGGCAAGACCTGGATGCTGGTGTCGCGCATCGTGCGGGCGCTGCTCGATGGCGCCAACGCCCCGGACCACGCCGACGGCACGCCGCGCGAGCCGGTGCGGCCGCATGAAATCCTGGCCATCACCTTCACCAAGAAGGCCGCCGGCGAAATGCGCGAGCGGCTTGACGAGTGGCTGCAAAAATTCACCCATGCCGACGACGAGACCCTGCGCCAGGAACTCGCCATGCGCGGCGTTTCAAGCCAAAAAGGCCTGCAGTCCAATGCGGACATGCGCCGGCAGCTGTCAAATCTATACCGCTCCATGCTGGCCAGCGGGCGGGCTGTGCAGATACGCACGTTTCACAGCTGGTTCGCCGCCTTGCTGCGCAGCGCGCCCGTGGCCGTGCTGCACCGGCTCGGCATGCCGGTGAATTACCAGTTGCTCGAAGACGACGCCCCGGCGCGGGCGCTGGTGTGGCGCCGCTTTTATGCGGCGCTTGCCAAGGACGAGCCACTGAAGGCCGACTTCGAGGCGCTGGTGCTGGGCCACGGCCGCTTCCAGACCGACAAGGCCCTGCAGTCCGCGCTGGACAAACGCACCGAGTTTGTGCTGGCTGACGAAAAAGGCGTGGTCGATGCGTCGGTGCAGCCGTTCGAGGCGCTTTTCCCTGAATTCGCCGCGCTGGACTTCCCGGAGCAGGCGCTGGCCACGCCGATGGCCCGGCAAACCTGGCTGGAGCGCGCGCGCCAACTGGGCGCCGAGAAAAACAAGACGCCGCAAAAGGCGGCTGCCGCCGTGATCGACGCCTTTCAAGCCACTGATCTTTCGTTGCGCTGCGACCTGCTGCGCAAGGCGTTTTTCGTGGCGGGCGAAGACCGGCTGACGCAAAACCTCGTCAAATTCAGCGCCGCGCAAGAGGCCGAGCCCGAATTGCAGGCGCTGTGCACGGCGCGTTTGCAGCACGAAGCCTGGGCCCACCAGCAGCGCATGGCCCGCCTGAGCCGCCTGCTGCTGGCGCAGTACAACCAGCTCAAGCGCGAACACGGCTGGGTCGATATGAACGATGTCGAGCGGGCCGCGCTGGTCATGCTCGGCGACCCGGTGCTGGCCGGCTGGGTGCAGGAGCGGCTGGACGCGCGCATCAAGCACCTGATGATCGACGAGTTCCAGGACACCAACCCGCTGCAGTGGCAGGCGCTGTCGGCCTGGCTGAGCGGCTACGGCGGCGCGGGCGCGGCGCCCAGCGTGTTTTTGGTCGGCGACCCCAAGCAGAGCATTTACCGCTTCCGCCGCGCAGAGCCGCAGGTGTTTCGCGCCGCGCAGGCCTTTGTGGTCGAGGGGCTGGGCGGCGATTTGCTCAGCTGCGACCACACGCGCCGCAACGCGCTGGCCGTCATCGACACGGTGAACGCCGTCATGGGCCATGCGCGCACGGTGGACGGCTACGACGGTTTTCGGGAGCACACCACCGATTCGGCGAAAGCCGGCGCAACCGGCTGCCTGCCGGCGATTTCCCGGCAGCGGGGCGGAGCCGACGCGGACACGTCGCCGGAGGCGGGCTGGCGCGACAGCCTGAGCACGCCGCGCGAGTTGCCCGAGGAAACCCTGCGCACCCTGGAGGCGCGCCAGGCCGCCGGCTGGATCTCGCGGCAGCTGGCCGCCGGCCTCAAGCCGTCGGACGTGATGGTCCTGTCGCGCAAGCGGGCTGGCTTGCTGCCGCTGCAGGAAGCGTTGCGCGCGCTGCACATTGCGGCCCAGATCGGCGAGAAAACCGACCTGATCGACTGCTGCGAGGTCTTGGATGTGGTGGCGCTGCTCGACGTGCTGGTGTCGCCGCAGCACGATTTGTCGCTGGCCCGGGCGCTGCGCTCACCGCTGTTCGGCCTGCCTGACGCCAGCCTGGTGCAACTGGCGCTGCTGCAAAAGGAGTTGAAGCTGCCCTGGTCTGAGCTGCTACAAAAAACAGAGCTGCTGGCGCCCGAGCTGCATGCGCTGGTGCCCGTTTTTGCTCGATGGAAGGGCTGGCTGGACAGCCTGCCGCCGCATGACGCCCTGCAAAAGATCTATGACGATGGCGATGTGCTGGCGCGCTTTGCCGCCGCCGCGCCTGCCGCCCAGCGCCCGGCGGTGCTGGGCAACCTGCGCGCGTTGCTGGGCGTGGCGCTGGGGCGCGATGGCGGGCGCTATGCCACGCCTTACGGGCTGATCCGGGCGCTCAAGGCCGGTGGCCTGCTGGCGCCGGTGGCGGTCAACGATGCGGCCGTGCGCCTGCTGACGATCCACGGTGCCAAGGGCCTGGAGGCCGAGGCCGTGCTGCTGCTGGACACCGACACGGTCGAGCGCAACGCCGACAGCATGGGCGTGCTGGTGGACTGGCCCGGCGAAGCCACCGAGCCGCGCAAGTTTGTCTTTCTGGTCAGCGAAGCCAAACCGCCGGCCTGCGCGCAGGAGGCGCTGGCCGCCGAGCAGGCTGCCCGCAAGCGCGAGGAACTCAACGCCCTGTATGTCGCCATGACGCGGGCAAGGCACACGCTGGCGATTTCCTCCATCGAGCCGCACCGCACGACCATCGACAGCTGGTGGCAGCGCCTGCAGGGGCTGCTGCCGCCCCTGGATGCCCCGGCCCCGCCTGACTCCCTCTCCCTCCGGGAGAGGGCCGACGGTGCTGGCCAGGAAGGCGCAGCTGGCTTCCCCGCCCCGGCCGCCGAGGTTTTTTACCTGCCTGAACTTCCCGCCTTCGAGCAGCCCGCTCTTGAGCCGGCCGCCGAAGGGTCGGTGCAGGAAGACCCGGCCAATGCCCGCGTCGGCAAGGCCATGCACCGCCTGCTGGAGTGGGGCGGGCGCTCGTCGGCCGAACATGTGGGCGCGGTGGCGCGCGAGTTCCGCCTCAACCCGGCGCAGGCGGCCCAGGCCTGTGCGCTGGCGCAATGCATTTTGAAAGGCGAGGGCGCCTGGGCCTGGAGCGACGAGGCCGTCGCCTGGCACGGCGACGAAATCGATCTGGTGTACCAGGGCCTGCCCCTGCGACTGGACCGCCTGGTGCGGCGCAAGGACGCCGGCTTTGAGGGCCAGTGGTGGGTGCTCGACTACAAGTCGGCCCCCGAGCCCGAACTGCAGCCCGCGCTGATCACCAAGATGCGCATCTACCGCGCCGCCGTGCAGCGCATCTATCCGCGAGCGACCGTGAAGGCCGCCTTCCTGACCGGGCAGGGCACGGTGGTGGAACTGGCCTGA
- the phoR gene encoding phosphate regulon sensor histidine kinase PhoR, with the protein MIRRWIAFSCCAVVGGAVGWWAGSREGLAWGLLLGAAGWQLMDSFYARRLLNWLRSEQSNETPILMAGAQPRLPGVWGEAADRVRRLLKNRHQQYSESQARLDEFLSALQASPNGVVLLDDAGRIEWCNQMAAQHFGFDARRDIQQHIANLVRDPAFNAYMATANFSQEVVIPGNFSTQARPVKLSVHVHCYGKGKKLLLSRDITALEQAEAMRRDFVANVSHEIRTPLTVVSGFIETLQTFPLKKPERDRYLCLMAQQSQRMQTLVDDLLTLSRLEGSPLPGAQEWSATKILFAQCEQEARALSGVIAPQGHQLVFEPGPACEIAGIQREICSALSNLVTNAVRYTPEAGLIRVSWALLADGRGEFRVRDSGPGIAPEHLPRLTERFYRVDRSRSRETGGTGLGLAIVKHVAQRHGAELRIESQVGQGSCFSIIFPAARVRQPVQAA; encoded by the coding sequence ATGATCCGGCGCTGGATCGCTTTTTCCTGCTGTGCGGTGGTCGGCGGCGCCGTGGGCTGGTGGGCCGGTTCACGGGAAGGCCTGGCCTGGGGGCTGCTGCTGGGCGCTGCCGGCTGGCAGCTCATGGACAGTTTTTACGCCAGGCGGCTTCTCAACTGGCTGCGGTCGGAGCAGAGCAACGAAACGCCGATCCTGATGGCGGGCGCGCAACCCCGCCTGCCCGGTGTCTGGGGCGAGGCCGCCGACCGCGTGCGCCGGCTGCTGAAAAACCGCCACCAGCAGTACAGCGAAAGCCAGGCGCGCCTGGATGAATTCCTGTCCGCCCTGCAGGCTTCGCCCAACGGCGTGGTGCTGCTGGACGACGCGGGCCGCATCGAGTGGTGCAACCAGATGGCGGCGCAGCATTTCGGTTTTGATGCCAGGCGCGACATCCAGCAGCACATTGCCAACCTGGTGCGTGACCCGGCCTTCAATGCCTACATGGCGACGGCCAATTTTTCGCAGGAGGTGGTGATTCCGGGCAATTTCAGCACCCAGGCGCGCCCCGTCAAGCTGTCGGTGCATGTGCATTGTTATGGCAAGGGCAAAAAACTCCTGCTCTCGCGCGACATCACCGCGCTGGAGCAGGCCGAAGCCATGCGGCGCGATTTCGTGGCCAATGTGTCGCACGAAATCCGCACGCCCCTGACCGTGGTGTCGGGCTTCATCGAAACCCTGCAAACCTTTCCCTTGAAGAAGCCCGAGCGCGACCGTTACCTCTGCCTGATGGCCCAGCAGTCGCAGCGCATGCAGACGCTGGTGGATGATTTGCTGACGCTGTCGCGCCTGGAAGGCAGTCCGCTGCCCGGCGCCCAGGAGTGGAGCGCGACCAAAATTCTGTTTGCGCAGTGCGAACAGGAAGCCCGGGCGCTTTCCGGCGTGATTGCGCCGCAGGGCCATCAACTGGTGTTCGAGCCCGGCCCGGCCTGTGAAATAGCCGGCATCCAGCGGGAGATCTGCAGCGCTCTGTCCAATCTGGTCACCAATGCAGTGCGCTACACGCCCGAGGCCGGGCTGATTCGCGTCAGCTGGGCGCTGCTGGCCGATGGGCGCGGCGAGTTCCGCGTCAGGGATTCAGGACCGGGCATTGCGCCCGAGCACCTGCCCCGGCTGACCGAGCGCTTTTACCGGGTGGACCGCAGCCGTTCGCGCGAGACCGGCGGCACCGGTCTGGGGCTGGCGATCGTCAAGCATGTGGCCCAGCGCCACGGGGCAGAACTGCGGATTGAAAGCCAGGTGGGGCAGGGCTCGTGCTTTTCCATCATCTTTCCCGCTGCCCGGGTACGCCAGCCGGTTCAGGCAGCCTGA
- the phoB gene encoding phosphate regulon transcriptional regulator PhoB, with the protein MKHLPRVLIVEDEPAIAELIQVNLKHGGFIPVLAYDSVAAQRELDAMLPDVILLDWMLPGQSGLSLARHWRKQERTRSIPILMLTARGDEPDKVAGLDAGADDYITKPFSTQELLARIRAVLRRRAPESQGDSVTVGALVLDAATHRIAWQGQDLKLGPTEFKLLHYLMKHPERVHSRSSLLDKVWGDHVFIEERTVDVHVKRLREALGAAGAMVETVRGAGYRLTGVVAKPPAAAASAGS; encoded by the coding sequence ATGAAACATCTGCCGCGTGTATTGATTGTTGAGGATGAACCGGCCATTGCCGAACTGATTCAGGTCAACCTGAAGCACGGCGGCTTCATTCCGGTGCTGGCCTACGACAGCGTGGCGGCCCAGCGCGAACTGGACGCGATGCTGCCCGACGTGATTTTGCTCGACTGGATGCTACCGGGCCAGAGCGGCCTGAGCCTGGCACGCCACTGGCGCAAGCAGGAGCGGACCCGAAGCATTCCGATCCTGATGCTGACCGCGCGCGGCGACGAGCCCGACAAGGTGGCCGGGCTGGACGCCGGCGCCGACGACTACATCACCAAGCCTTTTTCCACGCAGGAGCTGCTGGCGCGCATCCGCGCCGTGCTGCGCCGCCGCGCGCCCGAGTCGCAGGGCGACAGCGTGACCGTGGGCGCGCTGGTGCTCGATGCCGCCACCCACCGCATTGCCTGGCAGGGCCAGGACCTCAAGCTGGGGCCGACCGAGTTCAAGCTGCTGCACTACCTGATGAAGCATCCGGAAAGGGTGCACAGCCGCAGCAGCCTGCTCGACAAGGTCTGGGGCGACCATGTGTTCATTGAAGAGCGCACGGTTGATGTGCATGTCAAGCGCCTGCGCGAGGCGCTGGGCGCGGCCGGCGCCATGGTGGAAACCGTTCGTGGGGCCGGCTACCGGCTGACCGGCGTGGTTGCAAAACCTCCTGCCGCCGCGGCATCTGCGGGGTCATGA
- a CDS encoding MATE family efflux transporter translates to MSEIRLVSRHAATILVGQLAVMAFGVADTVIAGRYSDAALAALSVGSALYISVYVGLIGIVQALLPIWAEMLGARQHEAVGRSLRQSLYLCGFISIAGMAALLFPGVLLRWAQVPALMQDEVQRYLAVLAFAFAPSLLFRLYATFNQSLGKPRLVTWLQIAALGLKIPLSIWLVAGGGGIDAMGAVGCAWATLAVNYLLLLLAVVMLRTQGIYQPYAIWRQMERPDWPQLRSFARLGIPGGLAYLVEVTSFTLMALFIARLGTIASASHQIAASVAAVLYMMPLSMAVACSARVSFWLGAGRPDHAKRVVFMGLKLTMLIALALAAIVSIACQLLAGWYSASPEVVALASTLLVWVAFYHVADAMQALCAFLLRCYRITMAPLALYGMLLWGLGLFGGYQLAYVGLAGHAATQAASSFWAASTLAIALVAACLLGLLLYAVRRSSPPAPADSTQAA, encoded by the coding sequence ATGAGCGAGATCAGGCTGGTCAGCCGCCATGCAGCCACCATCCTGGTCGGCCAGCTGGCCGTGATGGCCTTCGGCGTTGCCGACACCGTGATTGCCGGACGCTACAGCGATGCGGCACTGGCGGCGCTGTCGGTGGGCTCGGCGCTGTACATCAGCGTGTATGTCGGGCTGATCGGCATCGTGCAGGCGCTGCTCCCGATCTGGGCCGAAATGCTGGGCGCACGCCAGCATGAAGCGGTCGGGCGCTCGCTGCGGCAAAGCCTGTATTTGTGCGGCTTCATCAGCATCGCGGGCATGGCCGCCCTGCTGTTTCCGGGCGTGCTCCTTCGCTGGGCGCAGGTGCCCGCCCTGATGCAGGACGAAGTGCAGCGCTACCTCGCCGTGCTGGCCTTTGCCTTTGCCCCTTCCCTGCTGTTCCGGCTTTACGCTACCTTCAACCAGTCCCTGGGCAAGCCGCGCCTGGTGACCTGGCTGCAGATTGCCGCGCTGGGGCTCAAGATCCCCTTGTCGATCTGGCTGGTGGCCGGCGGCGGCGGCATCGATGCCATGGGCGCCGTGGGCTGCGCCTGGGCCACGCTGGCGGTCAACTACCTCCTGCTGCTGCTGGCCGTGGTCATGCTGCGAACCCAGGGTATTTACCAGCCATACGCCATCTGGCGGCAGATGGAGCGGCCCGACTGGCCGCAACTGCGCAGCTTCGCCCGGCTCGGCATTCCCGGCGGGCTGGCCTACCTGGTTGAAGTTACATCCTTCACGCTGATGGCGCTGTTCATCGCCCGGCTGGGAACCATCGCTTCGGCCAGCCACCAGATTGCCGCCAGCGTGGCGGCCGTGCTGTACATGATGCCGCTGTCGATGGCGGTGGCCTGCAGCGCCCGGGTGTCGTTCTGGCTGGGCGCGGGCCGGCCGGACCATGCCAAACGCGTGGTTTTTATGGGTTTGAAGCTCACTATGCTTATTGCGCTTGCTCTGGCAGCTATTGTTTCCATAGCATGTCAGTTGCTGGCGGGCTGGTATTCGGCAAGTCCCGAAGTGGTTGCGCTGGCCTCGACCCTGCTGGTGTGGGTGGCCTTCTACCACGTGGCCGATGCGATGCAGGCGCTGTGCGCGTTCTTGCTGCGCTGCTACCGCATCACGATGGCGCCGCTGGCGCTGTACGGCATGCTGCTCTGGGGGCTGGGCCTGTTTGGCGGCTACCAGCTGGCTTATGTCGGCCTTGCCGGGCACGCCGCCACGCAAGCGGCCAGCAGCTTCTGGGCCGCCAGCACGCTGGCCATCGCTCTGGTGGCCGCTTGCCTGCTGGGCTTGCTGCTGTACGCCGTGCGGCGCAGTAGCCCGCCTGCCCCGGCAGACAGCACTCAGGCTGCCTGA
- a CDS encoding type B 50S ribosomal protein L31, whose product MKEGIHPNYREVCFMDLSNNFKFVTRSCVNTKEMVKMEDGRELPLYKLDTSSESHPFYTGTQKSVDNMGGRVERFRNRFGKTAAKEAAPEAAPVAAE is encoded by the coding sequence ATGAAAGAAGGCATTCACCCCAACTACCGCGAAGTTTGTTTTATGGACTTGTCCAACAACTTCAAGTTCGTGACCCGCTCGTGCGTGAACACCAAAGAAATGGTGAAGATGGAAGATGGCCGCGAACTGCCGCTGTACAAGCTCGACACGTCCAGCGAATCGCATCCGTTCTACACCGGCACGCAAAAATCCGTGGACAACATGGGTGGCCGCGTTGAGCGCTTCCGCAACCGCTTCGGCAAAACCGCCGCCAAAGAAGCAGCGCCTGAAGCTGCACCGGTCGCCGCTGAATAA
- the rho gene encoding transcription termination factor Rho has product MHLNELKALHVSEVLKQAEALEIENVGRMRKQELMFAIIKKRSKTGETIVADGVLEVLPDGFGFLRAPDSSYTASTDDIYISPSQIRRFNLHTGDMIEGEVRTPKDGERYFALNKLDKINDGAPEDNKHKVMFENLTPLFPREQFKLERDIKAEENLTSRIIDIIAPIGKGQRALLVAPPKSGKTVMMQNIAHAIVANYPEVVMMVLLVDERPEEVTEMQRSVRAEVISSTFDEPAARHVHVAEMVIERAKRLVELGKDVVILLDSITRLARAYNNVLPSSGKVLSGGVDANALQRPKRFFGAARKIEEGGSLTIIGTALIDTGSRMDEVIFEEFKGTGNCEIHLDRRLYEKRVFPAINLNRSGTRKEELLLAPEILQKSRILRQFMYNMDEIESMELMLKNMKATKNNHEFFDMMRRGG; this is encoded by the coding sequence ATGCACTTAAACGAACTCAAGGCGCTGCACGTGTCTGAAGTCCTCAAGCAGGCCGAAGCCCTTGAGATCGAAAACGTCGGCCGTATGCGCAAGCAGGAGCTGATGTTCGCCATCATTAAAAAACGCTCCAAAACGGGCGAAACCATCGTCGCCGATGGCGTGCTGGAAGTGCTGCCCGACGGTTTTGGTTTTCTGCGCGCACCCGATTCGAGCTATACCGCCAGCACCGACGATATCTACATCAGCCCCAGCCAGATCCGCCGCTTTAACCTGCATACCGGCGACATGATCGAAGGCGAAGTGCGCACGCCGAAAGATGGCGAGCGCTACTTTGCGCTGAACAAGCTCGACAAGATCAATGACGGCGCGCCCGAGGACAACAAGCACAAGGTCATGTTCGAGAACCTGACGCCGCTGTTCCCGCGCGAGCAGTTCAAGCTGGAACGCGACATCAAGGCCGAGGAAAACCTGACCAGCCGGATCATCGACATCATCGCGCCCATCGGCAAGGGCCAGCGCGCCCTCTTGGTGGCGCCGCCCAAGTCCGGCAAGACGGTGATGATGCAGAACATCGCGCACGCCATCGTCGCCAACTATCCCGAAGTGGTCATGATGGTGCTGCTGGTCGATGAACGCCCGGAAGAAGTGACCGAAATGCAGCGCAGCGTGCGCGCCGAGGTGATTTCATCGACCTTCGACGAGCCTGCCGCGCGCCATGTGCATGTGGCCGAAATGGTCATCGAGCGCGCCAAGCGCCTGGTCGAACTCGGCAAGGACGTGGTGATTTTGCTCGACTCCATCACCCGGCTGGCACGCGCTTATAACAATGTATTGCCCTCGTCGGGCAAGGTGCTGAGCGGCGGCGTCGATGCCAACGCACTGCAGCGCCCCAAGCGCTTTTTCGGCGCGGCCCGCAAGATCGAGGAAGGCGGCAGCCTGACCATCATCGGCACCGCGCTGATCGATACCGGCAGCCGCATGGACGAAGTGATCTTCGAGGAATTCAAGGGCACCGGCAACTGCGAAATCCATCTGGACCGCCGCCTGTACGAAAAGCGCGTGTTCCCGGCCATCAACCTCAACCGCAGCGGCACCCGCAAGGAAGAGCTGCTGCTGGCGCCCGAAATCCTGCAGAAATCGCGGATTTTGCGTCAGTTCATGTACAACATGGACGAGATCGAATCGATGGAACTCATGCTGAAAAACATGAAGGCGACCAAGAACAACCACGAGTTCTTCGACATGATGCGCCGCGGCGGCTAA
- a CDS encoding PD-(D/E)XK nuclease family protein translates to MPLSSSPQPADTAVSVAARCWHQAMQRLAEIIASRGIHPAEVVVLLPYAQLIQQARQTWADNAGGTFFVPRFETTMNWATGLGGTLGMFTPSGVDLRMDVSVDMLTAASLLGQAGLAAQQDALAGRLVEAAWSLARVAASVLPAERQAWSESVAEALGVGLDSPVLALEAAVGRIALAWVAASGYASDRLFQAEPALFVVVEGFQVEPVNEALKLHFGERALSIALCLPEDEPDRSGAPQPSLHAALDDEDEAARAAACVLAHLAQGRSPVALIAQDRQLTRRVAAMLARRGIAMRDETGWKLSTSRAAASLMGLLRALPWDVSTDAVLDWLKNAPAFVAGTVTAAETEVRKFGVRAWRDLPAAPLDTLAVAQPLARQVNQLRDGLSRPRPLSIWLRDLRAALQSAGQWELLASDEAGQRVLDVLRLHEGADIEFEDAPVMKLREFTSWVNQALEAQTFSPEHPAAEQVVILPLAQLLGRSMQAVVLPGCDEIRLPVSPEPPGQWTPSQRELLGLPSREALARVARQAWDYTLQLPHVDLLWRTSEAGEHLMPSGFVQELLLSRSLAADRAGDPRSLRAVPACPTPRPLPTGEALPVRRLSASSYGDLRACPYRFFALRQLGLHESDELESELGKRDFGNWLHNLLCRFHEALKEAPAHDLPARVAMINIAAEQAAKELGLSHSEFLPFAAAWTPVRDGYLAWLAGHEATGARFDMAEQWLDMPLGSELTLIGKIDRMDRLPGGELLLIDYKTEPRTTTAERIKNGLEDSQLAFYAALVADDTLGAAYVNLGEKEPTRSYEQPDIVALRDALIDGILSDMARIAEGAPLPALGEGKACDYCAARGLCRKDFWSEP, encoded by the coding sequence ATGCCCCTTTCTTCTTCCCCCCAGCCTGCCGATACGGCAGTCTCCGTGGCTGCCCGCTGCTGGCACCAGGCCATGCAGCGGCTGGCCGAAATCATTGCTTCGCGCGGCATCCATCCTGCCGAGGTGGTCGTGCTGCTGCCGTATGCCCAGCTGATCCAGCAGGCGCGCCAGACCTGGGCCGACAACGCCGGCGGCACCTTTTTTGTTCCGCGCTTTGAAACCACCATGAACTGGGCCACCGGCTTGGGCGGTACGCTGGGCATGTTCACGCCGTCGGGGGTCGATCTGCGCATGGATGTGTCGGTGGACATGCTGACGGCCGCGTCGCTGCTGGGTCAGGCCGGGCTGGCCGCGCAGCAGGATGCGCTGGCCGGCCGGCTGGTCGAGGCCGCCTGGAGCCTCGCCCGCGTGGCCGCCAGCGTGCTGCCCGCTGAACGCCAGGCCTGGAGCGAGTCGGTCGCCGAGGCGCTGGGCGTGGGCCTGGATTCGCCGGTGCTGGCGCTGGAGGCGGCCGTCGGGCGCATCGCGCTGGCCTGGGTCGCGGCTTCTGGCTATGCGTCGGACCGTCTGTTCCAGGCCGAGCCGGCGCTGTTCGTGGTGGTCGAGGGCTTTCAGGTCGAGCCGGTGAACGAGGCGCTGAAGCTTCATTTTGGCGAGCGTGCGCTGTCGATTGCACTGTGCCTTCCCGAGGACGAGCCGGACCGGAGCGGCGCGCCACAGCCCTCGCTGCATGCCGCGCTGGACGACGAGGACGAGGCCGCGCGCGCCGCCGCCTGCGTGCTGGCCCACCTGGCGCAGGGGCGCAGCCCGGTCGCGCTGATCGCGCAGGACCGCCAGCTGACCCGCCGGGTGGCCGCCATGCTGGCCCGGCGCGGCATCGCCATGCGCGATGAAACCGGCTGGAAGCTGTCCACCTCGCGCGCGGCGGCCAGCCTGATGGGCCTGCTGCGCGCCTTGCCTTGGGACGTGTCCACCGACGCCGTGCTCGACTGGCTGAAAAATGCCCCGGCCTTTGTCGCCGGCACCGTCACGGCGGCCGAAACCGAGGTGCGCAAGTTCGGCGTGCGCGCCTGGCGCGACCTGCCGGCTGCGCCGCTGGACACGCTGGCCGTCGCCCAGCCTTTGGCGCGGCAGGTCAACCAGCTGCGCGATGGCTTGAGCCGCCCGCGCCCGCTGTCCATCTGGCTGCGCGACCTGCGCGCCGCGCTGCAGTCGGCCGGGCAGTGGGAACTGCTGGCCAGCGACGAGGCCGGCCAGCGGGTGCTCGATGTGCTGCGTTTGCATGAGGGCGCCGACATCGAGTTCGAAGACGCGCCGGTCATGAAGCTCAGGGAGTTCACCAGCTGGGTCAACCAGGCGCTGGAAGCGCAAACTTTTTCGCCCGAGCACCCGGCGGCCGAGCAGGTGGTGATCCTGCCGCTGGCGCAGTTGCTGGGCCGGTCTATGCAGGCCGTGGTGCTGCCCGGCTGCGACGAAATCCGACTGCCGGTGTCGCCCGAGCCGCCCGGCCAGTGGACGCCCAGCCAGCGCGAACTGCTCGGCTTGCCGTCACGCGAAGCGCTGGCCCGCGTGGCCCGGCAGGCGTGGGACTACACCCTGCAACTGCCCCATGTGGACCTGCTGTGGCGCACCAGCGAAGCCGGCGAGCACCTGATGCCCAGTGGGTTTGTGCAGGAACTGCTGCTCAGCCGCAGCCTGGCGGCGGACCGGGCCGGCGACCCGCGCAGCTTGCGCGCCGTGCCTGCCTGCCCGACGCCGCGCCCGCTGCCCACGGGCGAAGCCTTGCCGGTCAGGCGGCTGTCGGCCAGCAGCTACGGCGATTTGCGCGCTTGCCCCTACCGTTTTTTTGCGCTGCGCCAGCTCGGCCTGCACGAATCCGACGAGCTGGAAAGCGAACTGGGCAAGCGTGATTTCGGCAACTGGCTGCACAACCTGCTCTGCCGCTTCCATGAAGCCTTAAAAGAGGCTCCTGCGCACGACCTGCCTGCACGAGTAGCTATGATTAATATAGCGGCGGAACAAGCCGCCAAGGAGCTTGGCCTGAGCCACAGCGAGTTCCTGCCGTTTGCCGCCGCCTGGACTCCGGTGCGCGACGGCTACCTGGCCTGGCTGGCCGGACACGAGGCCACGGGTGCGCGCTTCGACATGGCCGAGCAGTGGCTGGACATGCCGCTGGGCAGCGAGCTGACGCTGATCGGCAAGATCGACCGCATGGACCGGCTGCCGGGCGGCGAGCTGCTGCTGATCGACTACAAGACCGAGCCGCGCACCACCACCGCCGAGCGCATCAAAAATGGCCTGGAAGACTCGCAGCTGGCGTTTTACGCCGCCCTGGTGGCCGACGACACGCTGGGCGCCGCCTATGTGAACCTGGGTGAAAAAGAGCCGACCCGCAGCTACGAACAGCCCGACATCGTCGCCCTGCGCGATGCCCTGATCGACGGCATCCTGAGCGACATGGCCCGCATTGCCGAGGGCGCGCCGCTACCGGCACTCGGTGAAGGCAAGGCCTGCGACTACTGCGCGGCCCGTGGCCTGTGCCGAAAAGACTTCTGGAGTGAACCATGA